In the Primulina eburnea isolate SZY01 chromosome 15, ASM2296580v1, whole genome shotgun sequence genome, GCACTGTCCACGGTTGCTGCGGCCAACGCCTCAAGAAACACGCCGTTGTCGCGTGATTTTAGTAGCTCGGTGATTTCGGGACTTGCACATGGAAGCGGGGAGTACTTCACTCGCCTGGGGATAGGTACTCCTGCTAAGTATGTGTACATGGTGCTCGACACCGGAAGTGACGTCGTGTGGATCCAGTGCTCCCCCTGCAAGAAATGCTACAAACAAGCTGACCCGGTTTTTGACCCGAAGAAGTCGAGTTCCTTCTCGGGAGTCTCGTGTGGGTCTCCACTCTGTCGCAGACTCGATTTTTCTGGTTGCACAGCAAATCGGCAGAAATGCCTTTACCAGATTTCGTACGGCGATGGTTCTTTCACTGTCGGAGAATTTTCGACGGAGACATTAACATTTCGGCGCACGAGGGTAAAAAAGGTCGCCCTTGGTTGTGGACATGATAACGAAGGCCTGTTCGTCGGCGCCGCCGGTTTATTAGGCCTCGGCCGTGGAAAACTATCTTTTCCCACTCAAGCCGGCCGTCGATTCGGTGATAAATTTTCCTACTGTTTGGTGGACCGGTCAGCTTCCTCGAAACCGTCGTATCTCATGTTTGGTGAATCCTCGGTCTCCAGAAAAGCCATTTTTACTCCATTGGTAACGAATCCGAAGCTTGACACGTTCTACTACGTCGGCTTGAACGGAATCTCCGTCGGAGGGTCTCGCGTCCCGGGCATCACATCGTCGACCTTCAAGCTCGACCGGAGTGGCAATGGTGGAGTGATAGTCGACTCCGGCACGTCCGTGACCCGGTTGACCCGACCCGCTTACGTTGCACTGAGGGATGCGTTCCGTTCGGGGGCATCGAACTTGAAGCGGGCCTCGGACTTCTCCCTCTTCGACACCTGTTTCGATCTTTCAGGGAATACGGTGGTGAAGGTGCCGACGGTGGTGTTCCATTTCACCGGCGCTGAAGTGTCTCTTCCAGCGTCGAATTACTTGATTCCGGTGGATAGCGAGGGGACATTTTGCTTTGCTTTCGCGGGTACCACGAGCGGGTTGTCCATTATTGGAAATATTCAGCAGCAGGGCTTCCGTGTTGTGTTCGATTTGGCTAGTAAACGGGTAGGGTTCTCACCCGGGGGTTGTGTTTAGAATTAAAATAAGTTGtcctatttatttgatttaataatGTTTAGAAGAATTAAAAATGGATCCGGAATTATCTACTGGGGTATATTGgctcaaaatttttaataatttttatgtaatttaaaAGTTTAGAGATATTAAATCTagacttttatatattttataaaagttAAGGGATATTCgtaaactttataaaattttaaaaaatcacctgatattcaaacttgacttttaaaaccactccatattttatatataaaaaaaatataaacaaaattttcttttaaatcaaataattcttttaaattgaaaataattttgtattaatattttagtgttatttgattaaattaaaaataataataataacacataTAAGTATATCTTTTATAAATACATATAATGTGTgtgatttatacataattttaaaattttattaacacATATATAAGAATaactataataaattaaatatattaaaacttTATAACGTTActctaattataaatattttaatattcttattttttattttcatatacGAATAATTGAAttgtttatttttgttttatatattgtcaaaaataattgatatatttttatacaaaaaattatttaaaatgaatgaaattattttaaatttgattatttattcatattgaaaattattgttatgtattttaaaataatactaattatttaaataaacatgttGAATTGAAGGATTGAAATTTAACTGTAATAAATTTAGTATTAACTTATTTATTGTCTTTCGTAAAATCGATATGTAAAAATATTACAATAAGaggcaaaaaaatttaaaataaataaaaaattattcatgttCAATTATTAGTTcaaagaaatttaaaaaaaaatcacaataatAGATTACAAAATCCATAAGattctatataaaaaaaaattacaaatatcaataaaaGTCATGCAaaatttatgagaaaatatttaaaaatttgtaaGATTATGcaaaagtaaataaaaacaTATCAGTTCCACAAAAGTCTGTTACCTCTGTAACGTATACACTATCGTTGAAATTGGAACTGACTTTGGATTCGAAATTCATGAATTTAGAATTTCatttctttagtattatttaaaattatttttgatatttaataaaaaagaacataagataaaaaatattattataatatagtaaaattatAC is a window encoding:
- the LOC140815184 gene encoding aspartyl protease family protein 2-like is translated as MHAWNRNPEPPSKHNLSERETSNPIDFSQISNFVKMEGKFLLSLFLAISVSVSAALQHQTFVLTSLPKPDLSWLTHEDLELEVDDKASPESEITFSLNLHHVDNLSPALNATPESLFEFRLRRDAVRVKALSTVAAANASRNTPLSRDFSSSVISGLAHGSGEYFTRLGIGTPAKYVYMVLDTGSDVVWIQCSPCKKCYKQADPVFDPKKSSSFSGVSCGSPLCRRLDFSGCTANRQKCLYQISYGDGSFTVGEFSTETLTFRRTRVKKVALGCGHDNEGLFVGAAGLLGLGRGKLSFPTQAGRRFGDKFSYCLVDRSASSKPSYLMFGESSVSRKAIFTPLVTNPKLDTFYYVGLNGISVGGSRVPGITSSTFKLDRSGNGGVIVDSGTSVTRLTRPAYVALRDAFRSGASNLKRASDFSLFDTCFDLSGNTVVKVPTVVFHFTGAEVSLPASNYLIPVDSEGTFCFAFAGTTSGLSIIGNIQQQGFRVVFDLASKRVGFSPGGCV